In the Malaya genurostris strain Urasoe2022 chromosome 1, Malgen_1.1, whole genome shotgun sequence genome, one interval contains:
- the LOC131440209 gene encoding uncharacterized protein LOC131440209 — translation MGALKKMTRCGSISMLFAALIVLFGVSSSALTTFGKTNPNQQAPPPTRPPVKAKECTSHADCTAIQNTSCVMAADDRMRCLCGDFEAPDNGYCQAKFKGLRHLCMDTLQCDIGMICAVENITKTTALVTSKTFMTSSMLNNNNSNYKLCLCDKDLGYMEDKHDIHHCNGAISFLLAGPLAPSLFLMLILSVFRRALNQPAEWM, via the exons ATGGGTGCTTTAAAGAAAATGACACGCTGTGGCAGCATAAGTATGTTATTTGCTGCGCTAATAGTGCTGTTTGGCGTCAGTTCGTCGGCTTTGACCACCTTCGGGAAGACGAATCCGAATCAACAGGCTCCACCGCCAACACGACCGCCAG TGAAAGCCAAAGAATGCACCAGTCACGCCGATTGCACCGCGATACAGAACACTAGCTGTGTTATGGCCGCAGATGATCGCATGCGGTGCCTGTGTGGAGACTTCGAGGCGCCCGACAACGGCTACTGCCAGGCCAAATTCAAAG GTCTCCGTCATCTTTGCATGGATACGCTGCAGTGTGACATTGGCATGATCTGTGCAGTTGAAAATATTACCAAAACTACAGCTCTGGTCACCAGCAAAACATTTATGACGAGCAGCATGTTGAACAACAATAACAGCAATTACAAATTGTGTCTATGCGATAAAGATCTGGGATATATGGAAGATAAACACGACATCCATCACTGCAATGGTGCCATTTCTTTCCTCTTAGCAGGACCCCTAGCGCCATCTTTATTTCTAATGTTGATTCTATCGGTATTCAGGAGAGCTCTAAACCAACCGGCGGAATGGATGTAG